The genomic region TCATTTCTGGTCCAAGTAATAAAAAAACGAGCTCTGGAATTATTGCCCCCTCAGGCCAGGGAGGCCTCACCGGAAGAGATAGAACTTTTCCAAAAAACACAAGTTGACTTCAAAAAGAGAGCTTATGTCTCGCCTCTGTGGGAAAAACTTAAAAAAACAGAAGTTATGCCCCTTTATGAAGCTTCTTTTTGGGAGGAACTTTCTTTTCCCTGTCTTAATTGCGGAATATGTACCTTTATTTGCCCGACCTGTTATTGTTTTGATGTGCAGGACGAAGTGATAGGGAAGGAAGGCATAAGAATAAGACTACCAGATGCCTGCATGTTTCCTCTTTACAGCCAGCATGCCTCAGGGCACAATCCACGTCGCGAGCCTTTAGCTCGTTTTAGAAACAGGTTCATGCACAAATTTAAGTACTTTCTTGACGAATATGGCGAACCACTTTGTGTAGGCTGTGGACGCTGTAATGAGGCCTGTCCCGCTGGTATTAATCTTTGGGATGTTTTAAAGGCCATGGGAGAGGTGGCTTAATGTATTCCTTACCCGCCAGGATTGAAAAAATCGTAGTGGAAACTGAAGACGGCCTTATAAAAAGCTTTTATCTTAAGCCCATTGAAGGGGCTCTTCCCTTACCGCGTCCTGGCCAATTTGCTATGCTTTCCGTTCCGGGCAAAGGGGAATGTCCCATAGGGATTGCCTCAGCCCCCCATGAAGAATACTGGCTATTCAGTATATTTCGCACAGGTCTTGTAACGGACGCCCTTCACCGCTTACCTGAAGGCACAATTATTGGTCTTAGGGGCCCGTTGGGAAATGGTTACCCGTTAGAAAAATTTAGAGAAAAAAATATTGTCCTCATTGCCGGGGGTTTTGCGATAACCACTTTACGGGCCACTTTAGTTTATCTTTTGAAACATCGCCAAGACTATGGCGAAGTAACCATGATTTATGGGGCGAGAAACCCCGGGCTACTCCTTTACAAAAATGAACTTAATGAATGGCAAAAGCGGGAGGATCTAAATTTATATTTAACTGTGGATGTCGAAGCCCCTGGTTGGGAAGGTCTGGTGGGTTTTGTGCCCCAAATTACCGAAAAAGTTGCCCCTCAAGGAGAAAACGCCGTAGCCCTGGTGTGTGGTCCGCCGGTGATGATAAAATTTACCCTGCCGATACTTGAAAAACTTGGCTTTTCTCCTGAAAATATCTATCTATCCCTTGAAAACCGTATGCGTTGCGGTCTTGGCCTTTGCAGGCACTGTAACGTGGGGCCAGCCTTGGTATGTAAGGATGGCCCGGTATTTTCTCTCTCAGAGCTTAAGCGCTTGCCGCCTGAATACTAATTTCTGGCGGTTTCTGGAAATACTTGGCTGTTTCTTTGTCTATTTTAAGAATATGTTCACAGAGCCAATAACTTAAGAAGGCGAATAAATCTAGCACATGTCTTCTTTCATTCTGGCCCTGGTGATAATCTTCTAACACCCCGCGGAATTCCTGAACTTTATCTATAAAATAACGGTGCTGTTTGAAATGACGCTCTTTTAAATCTTCTGGAAAACCAGGGGTTGTTTTCATTAGGTGTTCTTCAGTGCCAAAGTGGTCAACGGTATATTGGGTTAAAAAATTAAGGACGCTGTCTATTTCTTCTTTTGATGGGTTTTTATTTCTTAAAAGAACATGCAGGCGATTAAGGGTTTCTATTAACTGCTGATGTTGCGCGTCTATTTGGGAGACACCGGTTAAGAACTCGTCTTGCCATTTGATAAAAGACATAAGCCCTCCTTTGTAAGGAATTCTATATAGCTTTTCGGCCAAAAAATTTTTATCCTTTAAAGATGAAGCCAAAATTGTTGTTCCGTGGAAATAAAGCCGAAGCCAAAAGATATTCCTTAGTTTTGCTGGCTAGAGGAATTGAACACGAAATAGTTCCCGGCGGAAAGTGGGAAATTTATGTTGGAGAGGAAGCCTTTTTAAAGGCCAAAGAAGAAATAAGACTTTATGAACAGGAAAATAAAACCTTAATTCAAAATCAAGCCCATAATTATTACAGTGCAGAAGCTATCTTCTGGACAATGGCTTTTTTAGGGGTTTTAAATGCCTTATTACTTTTTGTTGAACCGAAAGAAAAACTATTGATCATAGGTGCTGCAGATAACGTTAAATTTTCTCAAGGTGAATGGTGGAGAGTTTTTACGTCTCTTACCCTTCATCAGGATTTTGGACACTTAATGGGAAATCTGGTATTTACCGGGCTTTTTATGTTTTTTTTGAGGCCTTTTTTATCTCTAGGTCTTTCATGGTTAATGATAATTTTAAGTGGAGCGATTGGAAACAGCTGGAATTTAGCTTTGCACACAGAGAGACATATTTCTATAGGCTTTTCAACGGCTTCTTTTGGATGCTTAGGGATTATAAGTGTTTTTTTAGCCTTTCAAAAAAAATCCAAGCGGTTACTTTTGGCTGTAGGCTTTGCCCTAGCTTTTTTAGGCTTTTTGGGCTCAGGAGGTACAAACGTAGATTTAGGAGCCCATTTTTTAGGGCTTTTAGCAGGAGTTTATTTAGGGGTGCTCTGGAATCTATTTTTGGACAAAAGTTGTAATTATAAATTTTCGTTAATAGGCTTGGTGGCTGGATTTAGTCTTTTAGTCCTTGCCTGGATTTGGGCCTTTTTAAACTATAGCGCTTAGTTGCCGAAATAAAATAAAGAATTTAGGCAAAAAGGGGGCTGGTTATGAAAGAAGCCCTGTTAAATGAAAAGATGACCGTAGAAAGATCTATGAGCCAGCCGTTTTTTCGTGATTTCATGTTTTTTAAACGGGAAAAACTAATTTCTTTAGTGTTATTAGCTTCTATAGCTGGTTTTTTCTTTTGTGTTACCGAAGTTTTTTTGGGATTTTTTGGCAAAAGCGTATGTACTTCAAGTGCTTGTTACGTAGTTGAAGAATTTTCTCAGCTTTCACGGCAAACTTTAGCTGCTTTGGCTGCTATTTATTTTGCTATAGTTTTCTTTTTAGCCAGGGCCTTTTTGAAAGGAGATCGTCTAGTAGTCCCCTTCCTTTGTGTTACTGCATCTGTAGCCCTTGCTGGAGAGATGGTCCTCCTTTCGCGCCAGGCCTGGGATTATCATCTGCATTGTCCTTTCTGCGTAACCGTAGGAATTTTTATATTACTCACTGCTCTCCCATCCCTTTTGCGGTTTTTAAGAATCAGCGTTATTTTGGCCGTTATTGCCGTAAGCTGGGCCTTTGCCCTAACTCCTCTTTCCATTGCTCCGCTCTCAGAGGCCTCGGTTAAAAGAATTTATCGTGGAGAACCTTCAGAAAAATATATTTTAATCTATTCAGAAAATTGTCCTCATTGTCATAAAGTACTTAATTTTTGCGAGAAATTAGAAAATTTAGACTTGTTTCTTTGTCCTAAAGATAAAGCTTTGGCCTTTATGCGCAGCTTAGACATAAAGGGAGTCCCAGTTATGATTGTGGACCGCAATGGTGAAAAAAAGATACTGGTAGGCGATAATCTAATACTGGCCTATTTAAAACGAGAAGAAAGTAAAGAAAAATCTTCTGTTTTGCTTCCTGAAGGTTCTACGTTGCCGCTGAATTTACCTTTGCCTGGAGGGATTTGTACTGAAGATAAAAAATGCGATTAATTTTTGGAGCTTTGTAAAAGTTAAGAGTACTATGCACGAGGTGACTTAGATTTTAATGAAGTATTTTTTACTATTACAGAGGCGATACAGTCGTCGCCGTGATCTAACGGAATTGTTTCGCTTCGCTAGCCGTTAATAAAAAATTAGTTTTTACCGATATCTAAACTAGACTTCTGAAATGAGGGTAAATTATGAAAAAAATAATTTTTTTACTTTTGTTAATCGTTATTCCTATCGTTTCAGGACTCTATGTCAGATTTGATGATTTAAGTATCTGGCATAAATATCAAAAATATTTTTATTATGAAAATCGCCCTCTCTTCACTAGCTACGACGCTTTTTTCTTTGCTCGTTGGGGAAAAGAATACTTAGAAGGAAAATTCCAGACCAAAGAAAGAGATCCTTTAAGATTCGTTCCTGATAACTATATTACAGAAAACGTCACTTATCCTTCCCCTATCCCTATGGAAAGCTGGTTAGGAGCCAACCTTGCTAGAATAAAAAACACTCATATTGAAAATGTCGCCCTATGGTTAACCCCTATTCTTTCCGTGTTATTTGTAATCCCTCTTATTCTCTATTTTTGGAAGATAGATTTACCTATTGCAGGCTTTAGCGGAGCTTTACGAAAAACTGATCTATATATTAATTATTCTTATATTTTCAAATCCTGTTTTTGTTTTTCACGGGATTTTTAATTTATTAGGCTTGGTAAAAACTTATTTAATAAATTATTTCAAACCAGCTGTAGGTGCTGGATTCCCAAATGTTCTTATGTCAATTAGCGAAGCTAAACATTTTGAATTAATACAAATTGCACACATTTCAGCTGGCAATATTTTGGTTTTTATATTAGGCTTTGCTGGAGTAGTTTTATTATTTATTAAGCGCTTTAAAGAAACATTTCTTCTCATTCCAATCTTTTTAATAGGAATTATGGCCTTAAAAGGCGGAAATCGCTTTGCCATGTATCTTTCGCCATTTATAGGCATGGGAATAGGTTATTTCTTGGATGAATTGATTACTTATATTTCTTTCAAAAGAAAACTAAATACTTTTTATCATTATGCTATAAGTTTAATAGTTATTTTTTTGGTTGTGACTGTTTTTCTTTTCAGCAATAAAGAATCTTTTTCTTTCGTGGCCAAACCTAAAATCACTCCTTCTCTTGAGGAAAACTTCATAAAACTGCAAGATTTAACTCCTCTTAATAGCTGGATCTGGACATGGTGGGATTACGGAACAGCTATTCAATATTTAGCGGCCAGAGCTGTCTTTCATGATGGACAGAGCCAAGGATCTCCCAAAACCTATTTTGTAGCTACTTCTTTTTCCTCTCCTGATCCTCAAATCGCTAGAAACATAATCTTAGGAATTTCAAATATAGGAGCCGAAGGTATTAAAGAACTTTCAGAAAATGGCAAAACCCCTGAAGAGATAAAAAAATTAATATTTTCGGGAGCATTTTCTAAACCAGTTAATAATCCTATTTACTGGGCCTTTACCGAGGACTTGATAGGCAAATTTGCCTGGATAAATTTTTTCGGCACTTGGGACTTCCAAACAAAAAGAGGGAAAAAAGCGCCCATTGTTCCACTAGTTTGTAAAAAATCAAGCGCAGAGAAACTCAATTGTGGAAACATAATTATAAACTTAAAAGAAGGGAAAATTGAACAACAGCAAAAAGCATTTCCTTTACGAAAAATAATTATTAAGGATGGCCCCAAAATAATAGAAAGAGATTATCATCATCAAGGTTTTTACTTCGAAATAGTTAACAAAAACAAAGTGAGCCATTTCTTTCTTATGGAAGAACAGCCATATAAATCCATGTTTAATCAAATGTTTATTTTAAGAAATTATGACAAGAGATATTTCGAATTGGTTTATGATAATTTCCCAACAATGGTACTTTTTAAAGTGAAATAAATTAATAAAGTCATTGAATAAGCGACAATTGCGGTCTTGCTAGTGAAGCTCTCTGAGACTGCTTCGGCCTCTAACGAGGCCCCGCAGTAACAGTGAAGGTTACTTCGCCTTGGCGATTATGCCAGCAATGATACTTTATTACTAAAAAACGCTCGGTTTAATAAATAAGATCTAAGTTCTAACTTAATTTCCAGTTAAAATTTTCCCCAAAAACTCTGGTAAAATTAAGATTCAATGTATATGTTTTTGCTAAACAAAAAAACAGGAGGATTTCCCGTGCGCTATTTGAAAGGGAAAGAGATAAGAAAGCTTTTTTTAGATTACTTTGCCAAACATGGCCACGAAATAGTCCCCAGTTCGCCGCTGGTGCCGGCAGATGACCCTACCCTTCTTTTTACCAACGCCGGAATGGTGCAATTTAAAAAGGTATTTCTTGGCCAGGAAGAAAGGCCATATAAACGGGCGGCCTCCTGCCAAAAATGTGTACGCGCTGGTGGAAAACACAATGACCTTGAAAATGTCGGCTATACCGCCAGGCATCACACTTTTTTTGAAATGCTCGGGAACTTCTCTTTTGGTGACTACTTTAAAGAAGAAGCCATCTATTACGCCTGGGATTTTTTGACCAAAGTGCTTGAGCTTCCCAAAGAGCGCTTATACGTTACGGTCTATAAAGATGACGATGAGGCCTTTTCCCTCTGGCAAAAGATTGCTGGCCTTCCAGCGGAACGCATTGTGCGCTTGGGAGAAAAAGACAATTTCTGGGCCATGGGAGATACTGGCCCCTGCGGCCCGTGTTCAGAGATAATCTTCGACCAGGGGCCTGAAGTTGGTTGTGGCCGCCCTGACTGCCAGGTGGGATGCGATTGTGACCGCTACCTTGAACTCTGGAATCTCGTTTTCATGCAATACGAGCGTGACGAAAAAGGGAATCTCTCTCCACTCCCTCGCCCCTGTATTGATACCGGCATGGGTCTTGAGCGCATCACCGCCACTATTCAGGGAGTTAAAACCAATTTTGACTGCGACCTCTTTGCCGGCCTTATGGCCAAGATTTCAGACTTAACAGGCTTTATCTACGGTGAAGACAAGAAGCGTGATGTGGCCTTTCGCGTAATTGCTGACCATTCTCGCGCGGCGGCCTTTCTCATTGCCGACGGCGTCCTTCCTTCTAACGAAGGCCGTGGCTACGTGCTTAGGCGTATTATCCGACGCGCCGTGCGTTTCGGGAGGACCCTTGGCCTTGAAAAGCCCTTTCTTTACGACACGGCAAGCGTAGTAGTTGAAGAAATGAGCGATGTCTATCCTGAGCTTTTGCGAGCTGCTCAAACCATTGAAAAAATACTGGTGCTTGAGGAAGAACGTTTTAGGGAAACTCTTGAAAGGGGTTTAGCTTTGCTTGAGGAAGAACTAAAGAAACTTTCTCAGGCCGGGCAAAAAGTTATTCCCGGAGCATTTATCTTCAAGCTTTACGATACTTATGGTTTCCCTTACGACATAGTGCGAGACATTGCCCTTGAACGCGGTTTTGAGCTTGACATGCTTGGTTTTGAAAAAGAGATGGCCAAGCAGCGCGAAAGGAGCCGCAAGGCCTGGAAAGGCGAGATGGCCAAAGCTCCACAGGTGTTTATTAAACTCCTTGAAAAGGGCCTGGGCAAAGAGTTTGTAGGCTATGAGACTACCGAGGCCGAAGCGGAAATTCTCGCCATGGTTAAAGACGGCCAGGAGGTAGAAGAAATCTCGGCAGGTGAAAAGGCCGAGGCCGTTTTTTCTGAGACACCTTTTTACGGTGAGGCCGGCGGTCAGGTAGGAGATACCGGGCTTGTAATCGGCCCGGAAGGCCAGGCTGAAGTTACCGACACTTATCGCCTGGGGGAACTATTTATCCACAAGCTTAAGGTAAAAACAGGTAAACTAAAGAAGGGCGAAAAAGTAAAGCTTTCGGTATTTTCTTCACGAAGAGCCGCTATTGCCAGGCACCACACCGCTACTCATCTTTTGCACGCGGCCTTACGCCGCCTACTGGGAGACCATGTGCACCAGGCAGGTTCTCTCGTTGCTCCAGAGCGTTTGCGTTTTGACTTTACTCACTTTGAGCCTCTAACCCAGGAAGAAATTTTTGCCCTGGAAGATCTAATTAACGCCCGCGTAAGAGATAATTTGCCTGTAGAAGTCAAACTCATGAGCTATCAGGAGGCCGTAAAACAGGGAGCCATGGCTCTCTTTGGCGAAAAATATGAAGATAAGGTGCGGGTAATTCGCATAGGTTCTTTTTCCATGGAACTTTGCGGAGGCACCCATGTTCACCGCACCGGCGACCTTGGCTTTTTCAAAATCGTCTCTGAGAGTAGTGTTTCGGCAGGGGTAAGACGTATTGAAGCGGTAGTAGGAGAGCCAGCGGTAAACTTTGTCCATGACTTAGAGAAAGAAAAGGCAACTCTTGCGGCCAAACTAAAAGTCGCGCCAGCTGAACTCCACAAAAGGATTGATACCCTTCTAAAACAGCTAAAAGAAGCTCAGGAAGAAATAGAGTCTTTAAAACGACAGTTAGCTAGAGGAAGTCTGGAAGAGCTCCTCTCACAGGTAAAAGAAATAAACGGCGTGAAACTTTTAGCGGCCGAGGTAACGGCCAAGGACGCCAAGACCATGCGCGAGATGGGAGATTTCTTGCGTAACAAACTGGGTTCCGGAGTAATAGTGCTTGGAGCAGCGGCTAATGGCAAGGCTCAGCTTCTGGCCATGGTTACCAAAGACCTCAAAGATAAAGTACATGCCGGAAAAATTATTGCGGAACTGGCGCAAGTGGTAGGAGGCCGCGGCGGCGGCCGTCCTGACATGGCCCAAGGTGGTGGGCCCAAGGGAGAAGCTTTAAAAGAGGCCCTTATCAAGGCCGAAGAAGTTGTGGCTAAAATGCTAGGATAAGTAGGGGGCTTGTTTTAGCCCCCTACTTATTTAAAGAGCTGGTAAAACAACAGGTTTTATGACAAACATATTTTGAGGATCGTTGGGGTTTACTGTAATTTCTACCCAGCTTGTTTCTTTGCCACCAAAAGTTTCTACCCTTGAAAAATTGGGAACTATAGTCCAATTACTTTCAAAAAACATGGGCTTATCAAACTGAAAAAAGTGAGTATCACCGTGAACAAGCAAAACCTGCCCTGGAAAAGATATAGTTTCTTCTTTTAAAACATTGAAAAAGTCTGTAAAACCATTTTTTTCGTTTAAATTTTTTAGAAATTTTTTATATCCCTTAATCGTGGGTACATAAGGATAATAAATATCGGCTTGAATAGCCACTATGACAGCTTTTAGATTTTTTTTCTTAGCAATAGCAAAAGATTCTTTTAGCCATTTTATGTTAGCTTTGTTCCTTTCTCGATATTCATCAGTGGCTTTTTCACAATCTTTCCAAGTTCTTTTTGACTTTTTAAAACATAGTTTATCACTCGAAACTAAATTATTATTACTTCCTACAACATGTAAAGACACTAACATTACATTGTGATATATTAATCTAGAATTTTCACTGAATTTATCCCCTAACTTTCCTTGTCTATCTACTGGTAAATGATTTTTTCCTTGAGTATAAGGTTTGTTAAAAAAGATTCTTCTTATATAAGAAAGTCTTTCTAAAGGATCATAGCTTCCGTTACTTACACGGTGACAGTCTGTCCACTCATTATCACCGACAGAATAAATAACCGGAGCATTAATTTTGTTAAAATAATCAATGAGTTTTTTGCCTATCACTTCGTCAGAACAAACTGAGCTTCCATCTTTGGTATCTCCCGTAAAAATGACTAAATCAATATCAGATTGATTTATAGAATTTATGGTAATCGTTTTTATTTTACCTTTATCAATGATTTCATTAGGAAGAACAGCAATTTTAAAGGATTTATCAGACCATACGTAATCTTTAGCGGCAAATGAAATCTTAACCAAGTATAATAATAAAAAACAAATTAACAGAAAAATGAGATTCTTGACCCTCATATTAGCCTCCTTATATACTTTTGCCCCGAGTCAACTGACTCGGAGCTCTTTGCTTATTCTCCTAGATTGATTTGATAAATAGCTGTAGTACCGCTCTCTTCAAAAGAAACAATTAGAAGAGGCTTTCCGTTTGGAGATTCTTCGGCTGGTACAAAGGTGAGGCCTTCTGGGGCTACATTACCTTTATTAAACTCTGGAAGGTAATAAACAAACTGTGGGTTTTGTGGGTTGGTAATGTCGTAAACCATAATAGAACATTGCCTCTCAAGGCCGATAAAGGCGTAGAACTTGTCACCAATTTTACCCACCACCACGCCTTCTGGTTCCACTCCTTTGTTTCCACTGCGGCCGTCCATTTCTCCTTCATCGTGGTTGAAAAGTTCGGGCTCTTTTTGAGCTACAATTCTACTGAATTCATCGCCACTATCCCAAACCAAATCACCATTTGCATCCCAGATGCTAAAGCTTCTTCCTCCAAAAGCATAGAGTTCTTCATATTCACCATCATTGTCAAGATCACCTAGATCAGTCATTACTTTTAGGTCATTATCTTCTTCATAGCTTGAAGCAATGGAGGGATCGAGATTGAGTTTACTTATTTTCTTCTCATCAGAGTAGCCGTCGTAATCTCTTCCGTCTCCTTCGTTGGCAGTAATAAAAAATAATGTTCCATTTACTTCGTAAGTCGCGATTCCATCTGGCTGGTAAAGACCATATAAACCGGCAAAGTTTTTCATCTCGATCTTTCCATTTTCTTCAATATCAATAGTGTAATGGCCTGGGGTATAATCCTTACGTCCTAAAGATTTTACTAATGAGATAGAATTACTGTTTAGATCAATTTTAGCCACAGCGTTATTTTCCTGAAGGGTAACGAAGGCGTAGTCACCTGCTACGGCAATATATTCTGGTTCAAGGTCTTTAGCCTGGTCATTGGTTGGGGTGCCACCCAGGCGCACAGGGGTACCATCTTTAGCTGGCGTTAAAGTTATACCTCCGAAATCAAGCTCAGTATAAGCGTAATCATTTGTTAGGTTTATTATACCCACTGTACCTTCTGGATCGTAATTATAGGCATCGTTTGGTTCTCCTTCATTAGCCACTAGCACTTTGGTACCATCAGGTGTAAAGGTAATCATATCAGGAAGGTAACCCACGGTGACTTCGCGCTTAAAATTACCCTCGGTATCAAAAAAGATCACTTTACCCTTTAGTTGTTTAGAATCATCAGTGCTATCCACTACCTCCTCGGCTACGGCTACCAAGCCATTTTTAACTGCTACGGAATTTATGCCATCTCCATAGTTGGCTAAGTCTATGCTTTTTATAAGATTAGGGGCAGTTACATTCGAAAGATCATAAATATCAAGAGAATTTTCATCTCCATTAGTGATGAAAAGCCTTTTACTTTGGGGATCATAGACGTTTATTTCGCTGCTAGCTTTGCTTCCAGAGATGAGGCTTAGGAGCTTCATCGTGTTTGGAGTAAAACGCTGAACAGGCATTTCCTCGCGGGGAAGTTTTTCAAGCTTTTTTCCTTCACTGCTGAGCTTTTCTATCATTTCAATAAAAGTCTCAGCGTAACCGAAATAAGTATCTGTTCCGCCTCTTTCTTCAAGTACTTTGCCAAAGGTTAAATAACCGTCTTTTCCAGCAGCAATGTAGCTATTAGTTACAACTTTGTAGGTTTGGTCGGGATTTATAGGACTCCATTCATGGGTTTCACGGTTCATTATTTCAAGGTCATAAACACGCTGATTTTTGGGTTGGGACATGTCTATTTTGTATCTAATGCCGTAAGCGTAAGGGAAGGAGCCTGTTGAACCACCATTATCTTCAAAGTTGGCTAGCGCATCTTCAAGCACTTGTTTGATTTCGGCTCCGGTAAGCTCTAAAGTAAAAAGCGTATTGCTAAAGGGTAACAGGGTATAGACTTCGCCTATGGTTATGGGGCCTTGGTCTATATAAGTTCTTACGCCGCCTGCGTTCTGAATAGCGAGGTCTGCGTCTTTTACCTTTTCGTAAAAAGACTTGGCCACCAAAGGTGCTATTTCACTACCATGTTCTGGCAAGTAGCTAACTCCATCCCACTTGTCACCGGGAATACGGTTATGACCTAAAAACTCAGCGGCTTCTCCTATTTCTTTGTTTTTAAGTTCTTCTACTTGAGAAATGTATTCACTCAATGCTTCAAGAGCCGTTTCGTCAGGGGCCACTACTTCTAGTTTGCCACCACTTTGGGCTATAAGGTCGAGTATGTGGGCTCTAGTAGCTTCGTCCACTTCTACCTTCTTTCCTTCAGCGTCCTTTTGTTTAAAGATATCTCCTAACAAAATGGTGGTAACACCAGAACAATCCGTAACATGGCCGTTTTTGTCAAACTCAACGTGTAATTTTCCTACGGCGTAGGCGTATTGCCAGGCAGAAGCTACGCAAACTTTCGTTCCATCTGCTTTTTCTATAATTTGAGGATACTGATTATATTGAGAGGAAAGACCGTATTCACTATAATCCCCAAGAAGGGAATGAGAATCTCCATCGATGACTACATCAACTCCATCTACTTCTTGAGCCAGGAGCAAGTCGTTTTCCATGCCAAAGTGACTTAAAATGATAATTTTATTCACACCTTGGTTTTCTAATTCCTGGACATACTGCCTGGCCGTTTCAATTTCTTCAAGAAAATCGATGTCTTCTCCAGGATTTGAAGAATCTTTAGTTTTTTGACTATAGCCGATGCCTATTATGCCTATTTTTTCACCCTGACGTTCAATTATGCGGTAAGGCTCCCAGTAGCCTTTGAGAATACTACCTTCTTGAGGAATAATATTGGCGCTGACTACTGGAGCGTTAAGTTTATCAAGGAAAGACTTAAGACCCTCGTTTCCGTTGTCAAATTCATGATTACCAAGTATCACGGCATCCCAATTAATGAAGTTTAGTAGTTTGGCAGTGGCTTCTCCTTTAAAAAGTACATAATAGAGTGTACCAACAATCATATCACCAGCATTAAGCACTATGGGATTAGGCTCGGTTTCGGTAAGAGACTTAATTTTGCTTATTACTCTAGGCATCCCTCCCATCTGCACATAAGTTTTTGTCCCATCGAAATAAAGACTTTTTTCCTCTTCGGGAAGATGAGAGTGAATGTCGTTAAGATGAATGACTGTTAGTTCAAAATTTTCGTTTTCAGCAGTGTTGTTGTCAGAACCAGAGTCGCTAATGCTCAAAAAATCGTTTAGGTTACAACCACCTAACACAAAAAGATTAAGAACCAATAGATAAAGAAATAAAGGTCTAACCAATCTTTTAATTTTGACTGACATTTAGTCCCCCCTCCTACATATTTTTTTGAGCTAGTTTAATGAAAGCGGGCCAAATAGTTGTTAAAGATTTTTTACGAATAGATGACAAAATTTACAGGCTAATAATTTTTTGCTTTTTAAAGTGACTTAAGTAACAATACTTTTGATGGAAGTATCAGATAAAAATAGGCTAAAAAAAGCCGTCCTTCTATGGAACCCTTCGGCGGGGAAAAACTTAAAAGAAGGGTTACTCCTATATGCCCTGGCCAAACAGGCTGGGCTTGCCCAGGCACCAGTTAAAAATTATCAGGAAATAGAAGAAGCTCTCCTAAACTATAGCCGTGAAGGCAAAAGGCATTTCATAGTTAGTGGGGGAGACGGCACTATTTCGGCTTTTATAACTGCTTATCTTAGACATTTGCCCGATCAAGAGATTGCCTTAACGGTGCTTCCGGGTGGCACCAACAATCTTATTGCCTGGGACGTAAGCCGTCCCTTTAGGCAAGTAAAAATTTTTATGAATTTTTTGAAAGCTAAGAAACCTCTCATTTTAAAGCGCCGGGCCTTAAAAGTTATTCCAGGCAATTACTATGGTCTCTTTTGCGCGGCGGGACTCCTGGCGGAAGGGACTTTTTTTTATAATGTCTTGCGAAAAAAAGAAGGGATTAGAGGGCTTAAAAACATTTTTAAGGTCGTTAGAAAGACTTTTAAAAAAGGCCTCAAACGTGAGATTCCCTTGATTGTAGAGACAAACAGCCTGGTCTATTTTCCCGAAACCGCCATGCTTACCACTCTCAATAAACTTTTCATACCTCTTAAGCCTTTTAAAAAAGTAAGTAATTGCCCTAAAATTAAAATAGGCCTATTTCCGCGGAAAATTGTTCCCTTTAAAACCCTTTGTGAAGAGGAAGTGCGCCTTCACACGCCAGGCATCGCCCT from Thermodesulfatator indicus DSM 15286 harbors:
- the alaS gene encoding alanine--tRNA ligase, with product MFLLNKKTGGFPVRYLKGKEIRKLFLDYFAKHGHEIVPSSPLVPADDPTLLFTNAGMVQFKKVFLGQEERPYKRAASCQKCVRAGGKHNDLENVGYTARHHTFFEMLGNFSFGDYFKEEAIYYAWDFLTKVLELPKERLYVTVYKDDDEAFSLWQKIAGLPAERIVRLGEKDNFWAMGDTGPCGPCSEIIFDQGPEVGCGRPDCQVGCDCDRYLELWNLVFMQYERDEKGNLSPLPRPCIDTGMGLERITATIQGVKTNFDCDLFAGLMAKISDLTGFIYGEDKKRDVAFRVIADHSRAAAFLIADGVLPSNEGRGYVLRRIIRRAVRFGRTLGLEKPFLYDTASVVVEEMSDVYPELLRAAQTIEKILVLEEERFRETLERGLALLEEELKKLSQAGQKVIPGAFIFKLYDTYGFPYDIVRDIALERGFELDMLGFEKEMAKQRERSRKAWKGEMAKAPQVFIKLLEKGLGKEFVGYETTEAEAEILAMVKDGQEVEEISAGEKAEAVFSETPFYGEAGGQVGDTGLVIGPEGQAEVTDTYRLGELFIHKLKVKTGKLKKGEKVKLSVFSSRRAAIARHHTATHLLHAALRRLLGDHVHQAGSLVAPERLRFDFTHFEPLTQEEIFALEDLINARVRDNLPVEVKLMSYQEAVKQGAMALFGEKYEDKVRVIRIGSFSMELCGGTHVHRTGDLGFFKIVSESSVSAGVRRIEAVVGEPAVNFVHDLEKEKATLAAKLKVAPAELHKRIDTLLKQLKEAQEEIESLKRQLARGSLEELLSQVKEINGVKLLAAEVTAKDAKTMREMGDFLRNKLGSGVIVLGAAANGKAQLLAMVTKDLKDKVHAGKIIAELAQVVGGRGGGRPDMAQGGGPKGEALKEALIKAEEVVAKMLG
- the nadN gene encoding NAD nucleotidase yields the protein MSVKIKRLVRPLFLYLLVLNLFVLGGCNLNDFLSISDSGSDNNTAENENFELTVIHLNDIHSHLPEEEKSLYFDGTKTYVQMGGMPRVISKIKSLTETEPNPIVLNAGDMIVGTLYYVLFKGEATAKLLNFINWDAVILGNHEFDNGNEGLKSFLDKLNAPVVSANIIPQEGSILKGYWEPYRIIERQGEKIGIIGIGYSQKTKDSSNPGEDIDFLEEIETARQYVQELENQGVNKIIILSHFGMENDLLLAQEVDGVDVVIDGDSHSLLGDYSEYGLSSQYNQYPQIIEKADGTKVCVASAWQYAYAVGKLHVEFDKNGHVTDCSGVTTILLGDIFKQKDAEGKKVEVDEATRAHILDLIAQSGGKLEVVAPDETALEALSEYISQVEELKNKEIGEAAEFLGHNRIPGDKWDGVSYLPEHGSEIAPLVAKSFYEKVKDADLAIQNAGGVRTYIDQGPITIGEVYTLLPFSNTLFTLELTGAEIKQVLEDALANFEDNGGSTGSFPYAYGIRYKIDMSQPKNQRVYDLEIMNRETHEWSPINPDQTYKVVTNSYIAAGKDGYLTFGKVLEERGGTDTYFGYAETFIEMIEKLSSEGKKLEKLPREEMPVQRFTPNTMKLLSLISGSKASSEINVYDPQSKRLFITNGDENSLDIYDLSNVTAPNLIKSIDLANYGDGINSVAVKNGLVAVAEEVVDSTDDSKQLKGKVIFFDTEGNFKREVTVGYLPDMITFTPDGTKVLVANEGEPNDAYNYDPEGTVGIINLTNDYAYTELDFGGITLTPAKDGTPVRLGGTPTNDQAKDLEPEYIAVAGDYAFVTLQENNAVAKIDLNSNSISLVKSLGRKDYTPGHYTIDIEENGKIEMKNFAGLYGLYQPDGIATYEVNGTLFFITANEGDGRDYDGYSDEKKISKLNLDPSIASSYEEDNDLKVMTDLGDLDNDGEYEELYAFGGRSFSIWDANGDLVWDSGDEFSRIVAQKEPELFNHDEGEMDGRSGNKGVEPEGVVVGKIGDKFYAFIGLERQCSIMVYDITNPQNPQFVYYLPEFNKGNVAPEGLTFVPAEESPNGKPLLIVSFEESGTTAIYQINLGE